One Patescibacteria group bacterium DNA segment encodes these proteins:
- a CDS encoding MFS transporter has protein sequence MSLLSATFAELPALLQNRGFKRLWVSQGLGQVATNILHFALVLRTFSVTGSSFFVGVLIAVISLPPILFSTVGGVIADRYDRRKILSLIHFNRVLLSLLLLPFLDYSGVILLVVFLLTTLSEFFIPTESAALPSLVPGEHLVEANSLFAFTYYFSFLIGYSIAGPLLHWGGAGLTVAVVGALYLGAGISTIRLPPLNQHLIDHNGVFKVSTRSIWVQLFSGIEFIRTHRLLPILILEASLLFGIERGIVALLPALAFQVLALTPLSLSLYLVSPLAAGTVVGVLIANRVKRRISPPRLMHAGIFCEACALFLFVPFAAMLSRILPSLPLVSLQHWSAFFGACIAGVGNVLVVISTQTFIQRETHDENRGKVFGSLLTVMNAIGLPIILLLSHLGSVIPLSALFTWLSLFTMVMGAAGFLAVYVQMRKSLSSVASSAPLLDKGENNKVQ, from the coding sequence GTGTCCCTCCTCTCCGCCACGTTTGCCGAACTTCCCGCCCTTCTTCAGAATAGGGGATTTAAGCGTCTCTGGGTTTCCCAAGGATTAGGGCAGGTTGCCACCAATATACTTCACTTTGCGCTGGTGCTGCGCACGTTCTCGGTTACGGGATCGAGTTTTTTTGTGGGCGTGCTCATTGCCGTGATCTCTCTTCCTCCCATATTGTTCTCCACGGTCGGGGGGGTGATCGCCGACCGTTATGATCGTCGGAAAATTCTCTCATTGATTCATTTTAACCGCGTCCTTTTAAGCCTCCTGTTGCTGCCGTTCCTCGATTATTCCGGCGTTATTTTGCTCGTCGTGTTCCTGCTTACCACGTTATCGGAGTTTTTTATCCCCACCGAGTCGGCAGCCCTTCCCTCGCTCGTGCCCGGCGAACACCTGGTCGAGGCGAATTCTCTCTTTGCGTTCACCTACTATTTTTCGTTCCTTATAGGGTACAGCATTGCCGGCCCCTTGCTCCATTGGGGCGGGGCAGGCCTCACGGTCGCGGTCGTCGGCGCGCTCTATTTGGGCGCGGGCATCTCCACGATAAGGCTGCCTCCGCTCAACCAGCACCTTATCGACCATAACGGCGTTTTCAAAGTGAGCACTCGCAGCATATGGGTGCAGCTCTTCAGCGGTATTGAATTCATACGCACGCACCGTCTCCTTCCGATCCTCATTTTGGAAGCGTCACTGCTGTTCGGCATTGAACGGGGTATTGTGGCGCTCCTCCCTGCGCTTGCGTTCCAGGTGCTTGCGCTCACGCCACTCTCTTTGAGTTTGTATTTGGTATCGCCTCTCGCCGCAGGCACGGTGGTGGGAGTCCTCATTGCGAATCGCGTGAAGCGCCGTATCTCCCCTCCCCGGCTCATGCACGCGGGTATTTTCTGCGAGGCGTGCGCGCTGTTCCTCTTCGTGCCCTTCGCTGCTATGCTCTCCCGCATCCTTCCCTCCCTGCCTCTGGTTTCGCTGCAGCATTGGTCCGCGTTTTTTGGCGCGTGTATTGCCGGCGTGGGCAATGTGCTGGTCGTCATATCCACGCAGACTTTTATCCAGCGCGAGACGCATGATGAGAATCGGGGAAAAGTGTTTGGCAGTTTGCTTACCGTCATGAATGCGATAGGGCTTCCCATTATCCTCCTGCTCTCCCATCTGGGCTCTGTGATCCCCCTGTCCGCTCTTTTTACCTGGCTGTCATTGTTCACCATGGTGATGGGCGCGGCGGGATTTTTGGCCGTGTACGTGCAAATGCGCAAATCCTTGTCGTCCGTGGCCTCTTCCGCCCCACTCCTTGACAAGGGTGAGAATAATAAGGTACAGTAA